The following are from one region of the Cloacibacterium sp. TD35 genome:
- a CDS encoding glycosyltransferase gives MKILQVIDSLPTGGGARFVVDFVLELNNKGIQSDVLLLDGQETDFYKELKKSKVCTIHALTIGNRWNYRNIKKLIPYFLQYDLVHVHIFPASYFVAFAKIFSKSKTPVVFTEHNSQNRRAKNKLFRYVEKFIYSQFEMVVCLTEDVKAFVKKNLKIQNHKLSVIENGINLQKINDALPYDRDKWGYMKEDKLLLMSARFEPQKDHDTMIAAFKFLPYNFKLILAGEGSTWSHYKELVNKENLEGRVAFIGNRQDIFNIMKMVDYNVLSSHFEGFSLSALEGLAAGKPFIASNVSGLNFIKNYGLLFEKGNAEQLAKLILELNEQEEWYKETVNKCLLLSKEFSISKMTNQYIDIYKRITSK, from the coding sequence ATGAAGATTTTACAAGTCATAGATAGTTTACCAACGGGTGGAGGAGCAAGGTTTGTTGTAGATTTTGTTCTTGAACTCAATAATAAAGGAATCCAATCCGATGTTCTTTTATTAGATGGGCAAGAAACTGATTTTTATAAGGAACTTAAAAAAAGCAAGGTTTGTACTATACATGCTCTAACTATTGGAAATAGATGGAACTATAGAAATATTAAAAAATTGATTCCTTATTTTTTACAATATGATTTAGTACATGTACACATATTTCCTGCATCATATTTTGTTGCATTTGCAAAAATTTTCAGTAAGTCCAAAACTCCTGTCGTTTTTACAGAACATAATTCTCAAAATAGAAGAGCTAAAAATAAACTTTTTCGTTATGTAGAAAAATTTATTTATTCACAGTTTGAAATGGTGGTTTGCCTTACAGAAGATGTTAAGGCATTTGTGAAAAAAAATCTTAAAATACAAAATCATAAACTTTCAGTAATTGAAAACGGCATAAATCTACAAAAGATTAATGATGCGTTACCATATGATAGAGATAAATGGGGATATATGAAGGAAGATAAACTACTTCTTATGTCTGCAAGATTTGAACCTCAAAAAGATCACGATACCATGATAGCGGCATTTAAATTTTTACCCTATAACTTTAAACTAATTCTTGCGGGAGAAGGGTCTACATGGTCTCATTATAAAGAGCTAGTAAATAAAGAAAATTTAGAGGGAAGAGTTGCGTTTATAGGAAATAGACAAGATATTTTTAATATTATGAAAATGGTAGACTATAATGTTTTAAGTTCTCATTTTGAAGGTTTTTCGCTGTCAGCGTTAGAAGGGTTAGCGGCAGGTAAACCTTTCATTGCATCTAATGTTTCTGGTCTAAATTTTATCAAAAATTATGGACTTCTTTTTGAAAAGGGCAACGCTGAGCAACTTGCTAAATTAATTTTAGAACTAAATGAGCAAGAAGAATGGTATAAAGAGACAGTGAATAAATGTTTACTGCTTT